A genomic window from Rhodococcus sp. KBS0724 includes:
- a CDS encoding TetR/AcrR family transcriptional regulator, which produces MARQQERARRTRAALVEAAAIEFAKRGYAAASVNTILEGSRATKGAMYFHFQSKEELARAILTGAMEMFTDITDQWSKRTDLDPFQLLHGLVLDIATLFRTNVVVQAEFRLIIEPEFYADVKSGAGQVWGRSAFELATRAKAEGLLREGVEPEKFTRVLASGLAGQRYMADLTAQSGDLALWFEESLEVLLEAMASQDWLENFHREGWTAVESYVRE; this is translated from the coding sequence ATGGCACGTCAACAAGAGCGTGCGCGGCGTACCCGCGCCGCCCTGGTCGAAGCGGCTGCAATTGAGTTCGCCAAGCGCGGTTACGCGGCAGCGTCGGTGAACACGATCCTTGAAGGCTCCCGTGCAACCAAGGGCGCCATGTACTTTCATTTTCAATCGAAAGAAGAGTTGGCAAGAGCGATCTTGACCGGCGCGATGGAGATGTTCACGGACATCACCGATCAATGGTCGAAACGGACGGACCTTGATCCGTTCCAGCTTCTTCATGGTCTTGTGCTCGACATCGCGACACTGTTTCGAACCAATGTGGTCGTGCAGGCGGAATTCAGGCTGATCATCGAACCGGAGTTCTACGCCGACGTGAAGTCGGGTGCAGGTCAGGTGTGGGGGCGCTCGGCATTCGAGTTGGCGACGCGCGCGAAGGCTGAAGGTTTGTTGCGCGAGGGCGTCGAGCCTGAGAAGTTCACGCGAGTCCTAGCGTCAGGCCTGGCGGGACAGCGGTACATGGCAGATCTGACGGCACAGAGTGGCGACCTCGCGCTCTGGTTCGAGGAATCGCTCGAAGTCCTGCTCGAAGCGATGGCGAGTCAGGATTGGCTCGAGAATTTTCATCGTGAGGGATGGACGGCTGTTGAGTCCTACGTGCGGGAATAG